TCCAGAATTTCTCTTCTCATTTGGCCCTTTGGAAAGTTAATTTATTGTCTCCTGCCAGTcgtttaattttgataaaatcggTTCTCTGCAGTTTGCATGTCTATTCTATGTGTTGCTTTGCCATTCCTTCAGGAGTTTTAGCTTCTATGGATAGATATATAAGGAATTTCCTTTGGTCGGGTTCGGCTTCTTCGAGAGGGATTTGTAAAGTTGCTTGGAAAGACATTTGTTTACCTATTTGTTTCGGTGGTCTAACTATTCCCTCTCTTCGGCTTAGGAATCAAAGCTTACTCCTAAAATGGGTTTGGAAGCTTTTAACTTGTGATAAAGATTCGCTTTGGTTCTTGGTTACTCGTTCAAGCTCTAGATTGAACTCTTGGAATGATGTTTTAGACCCAAGTAATCAACATTTGTCGTCGCTTTGGAAAGGTGTTCGGAAGCTTTGCGTGTCTAACGTCGAGATTTGGAATTTATTTTCAGCTCATATCAGTTTTAATGTTGGGAATGGTTCAGATGTTCTATTTTGGAGGGACTTATGGCTAAACAATCAAGTGAAACCTCTTTGCATGGATTTTCAAAATCTGTTTAGATTATCTCGTCAACCTACTGCAACTGTTTTGAGCTTGGTAACTGCGGCAACTTTAGGTTCAGGTCTACCTTCATGGAACTTCAGCTGGAAAAGAAGATTAAGAATTGGTGAATCGGAGTCCCTTCATCTTCTCACCCATCTGCTGCAACCCGTAGCTCTCTCCAACCACATAGATACTATTTTCTGGTGCGGTAAAGCTGTTTATACAGCAGCGGGTTTCATTAAGCTGTTCACAGCTTCGTGTCAGCAACGGGACTGCTTCTTATCGAAAGTTTGGAAGCATAACATTCCTCCAAGGCTACAACTCTTTACATGGCTTGTTCATCGTGGGCGAATAACTTCGAAGGATTTTCTTGTTCAGCGTCGAGTTCTTGGAGAAGATTAGCGTTACTGCATTCATTGTGCTGAGATCGAAACAACATTACATATTTTGATTTACTGTCCGCTGGCTTGGAGTTTTTGGTCGAATCTTCTTATCAAGATTGGTATTGTGGCTTGGACGATGCCGGGAGATATAGCGAGCTTTTATTATCAATGGATGGATTTGGAAAATTCAGAATACAAACATCTTTGGGCAATAATTTGGTTTTTCAGCATTTGGAAATTATGGAAGGCAAGAAATAAGATGGTTTTTCGCAATGAAGCTTCGAGACACAATGATTTGATTTTTCAATGTATTAATAAGGGTGTGATTCATTATAGATATCATAACCCACATTTTATTTTTGGTGGTAATGATGTATGCTGTTGCCTAGAATTCTTCATAAGATTCTAATGCTAGTTTTTCTCGCCTATCACATCTTGTGGTAGTGCTAATACAATtaccatttatcaaaaaaaaaaactgtttgTGCAAAATAACTCGTTGAATACAAATCAACCTATCAAGTAAACAGAGTTAAGTAAAGCACCAAATAATGAAGCTCAGATTTAAAAACGAAGAGTAAAAAACAACTTTTagcaaaacattaaaaactCCATTGAAAAGCTTAAAAAGATTGTTTACTCAGAAATCTTGCTTAAAGAGAAAGGTGAAGAAGatggtctatttatagaaaaaccTTTTCTCCAAAAAGCCCTCAGATATTTACAAAGATTTCTTTTAACAGATTTGCCACCTATTTATTTTCTAGAAGCAATACaagaaagagaaaatgattGCTTGTGAAAAACCGTTGCAAATAAATCAGAGGAATGTTTTTCTTCTTGTGTTCATGTGACTTTGAAAAGGACATCTTGCTGATGTCATACAAAGAAAACTGTTTTGAGAAAAGAAGAGAACAAAACATTTTGAGCTTCAGAATTTAGCAACTTTATTTAGCCCATTTACCTTTACAGATAATGCTAATGATTTTCTTAAAGCCCATTTGCTTCTCTTGAAAGTCCAGTAATGCTCAAACTCTATTCTTCTGAACTTGGATGATCTGCTGCTTCCAGGATTAGCTTGAGAACAGTTCTGCATATTCTTACAAGCCACTGAATACCCAACATTAGACTTActtatttaaagtttatgttatatCGAAAATAGGGATAACCTTTAGCCAACACAAATAATGCTGTTTCATAAGAATAACAGCTAAGCAAAATGCAGCAAAATCAGTTTTGCTTGCAGTACAACTTTGTAAGCTGATACATATACTTATGCATCAAATATTGAAGCTTTAAACACAAAATTCTTGAATCAATCAGCTCAAAAACACACGCATCGCCTACGGACAAACCGTTGTCTTGCGAAAAACAAGCCCACCCTTCCCTCAAATCCATCCCGTACTCTCTCTGTAATGCTCTAACTATCCATTCCTTTTGCCCTCCTTTTCCATCAGATATTTGAAATATAGTGCCTAGGGTTCTTGTACAAATACTTGTTGGAAAATCCAGAGGGTATGTACTACATTTGAtcacactacaaaaaatttggcttcttgtgacaaaaaaatatgtgacaaactatattttgtcataataaataggttagttgtgacaaaaaaaattattttgtcacaatgagagttcaatgaaatgatattgcgacaaatacatattgtgtcaaccatttttgtcactataaaaaataattatgtttgttgtgactaactattttgacaaaaacatgttttgtcgccgtaatttaaaatatttttattatgacaaaattattcttatcataatatttaaaaaagttgtgacaaattttattttgcagcaattagatatattttgtcactataaaatttaattacgtttgttgtgacaaagtattttgccaataaaagatattgtaataaattaatattgtgtcaaattttgtcgtcacttataaaaaagtaaatatgtctTTGTGACAatgtattttgccaaaacaaatgttttgttttcgtattttaaaccTACAGTTATAACGACTGCATATGGACCTGATGTCaaccttataaaacacaaaatagagtatGAAAAAGGAAGtgcagaaaatatatatgttaaggaataactcgaaaaaaactctttccactactgtttattgtgtcaaatttatttgtcaataaaaaaagtaaatttgtttttctgacaaaatattttgccaaaacaaatgtttggttccgatattttaaaaagacagttataatatttattgtgtcatatttatttgtcactatataaaaaagtaaatatattgttgtgacaaagtaatttgccaaaacaaatgttttgtgcctGTATTTTAAACTATAGTTATAATAACCGTAAATAAACCGTTTATtgaccatatgtcaaccttatgaaacacaaaatacacacaaaatagagaaagaaaaactaattgcagaaaataaatggtaaaatagaaaatatatacagttataatgaaaaaataaattttagcataatatttaaagacttttgtaacgaatttatttttcagcaattaattaaacttatataatgttgtgataattaaatattgtgtcaaatatttttgtcactatagcaattaattgtgtttgttgtgacaatgggttttgacaaaaactgttttgtcactgtatattaaaaatacagttattatgataaaataaattttatcataatatgtaaaactattgtgaataattttatttttcagcaattaagcgaaattaaatgatattgtgattaataaatgttttgtcaccatggaattgaaaaaaaaaattatgataacaggtttaaatgggttatgaaattatattttattttgataaaaaaaggtatatgacaattaagattcaaatatccaaattaggttaatcgaagcactcttcattagggaaaaactttttttgctgaatattgacaccacacTACCGCATCAATTCCATACGTTTGTACGCTTCTCACGCCGCCGCACTTTCATTGATTTGTGTTTGTTGATGCTTATTTGTCCaggtattttttaacttatgaaaagagactaaattgattaatgtaggatgcatttcacattcaaattgcttatttgtttaattgataatttaaatttttaactgaTTCGTACAAACTCGAGGTCGGGCTTAAAACTCGACGACTTATCACCTATTCTCGAGTTTATTAGCTCAGTAAAATCAAGAACTCGAGGTTTTGCTTCCATTTCGTCGAGTATTAAGACTTACATCAAGTTTGTGCTTTGACAGAGATAAAAAAAGTCGAGTTAAGGATGTAACTCGTCGACTATTAAGCATGACATCGAGTTTAACATTGCAAACGACGTATAAACTCGAGTTAAGTTTAAAAATTCGTCGACTATATAGGCTGACCTCGAGTATGTTTTAACAGTAACACTAACCAAATGTTAGCCTTGTTTTAGAACTGCAGGTAGTTCAGGGAAAGAAattggatatatttttaaaatagctaacggtatctgatttgtaatgggtaagttttaattatattttcaattgatagatttgtaccaaatattgatgttgcctaatatattattttggaattaaagggacgccatcagacaaaagttggatgacgtcgtaccgatttagttcatgttatattcaaggggtcaaaaattttctgaatgttgcaaaagactttactgattcaaatggcagagttcgatgtccatgcaagaactgcatcaatatttatttgaagccaTTGCAAGAAGTAAAAATGGATATATATCAATATGGAATTAGTGAAAACTACACAAACTGGGTGCACCATGGTGAGACTTCTCAACCTCGTGATAGTTTAGATGGCTCTATTAATTCGGACAATGAATTGGAGGatagtggaaatgatgtttcagaaatgttagatgatatgtgtaatgcaacttttatggacaccgacatgtaagacagacttcccaatcaagataataacatgctagaaggagaagtagcaaaatttgctaaattgtggaatgattctcattgtgaactatatcctggaagtcaaaaatattcaaagctctcttttcttgttaagatgattaatatcaaagcactcacaaattctagtaataagtcatttttttcgAATTTGGAGTTGTTCAAGGATGCACTCCCGAGAGGAGAAACCCTTCCAAGCTCAAGTTATGAGGTTAAAAAATTGATGCGTGATTTAGGACTCGGTTACGTAACTATTGATGCTTGTGTAAATGATTGTGTGCTATTTtggaaggaaaatgaaaatcttgacacgtgTCCAACTTGTAACGCCCCTAGATGGAAATTAGGTTTCGGAAAACGCAAGAAGGTTGCTCAAAAAATTCTTAGACACTTCCCTTTAGTACCTAGACTTCAGAGGTTATTTATGTCTAAAGATATTGGTGAAAATATGAGGTGGCATAAGGAGAAATGTGTAGATGATGATACGATTAGACATCCAGCTGATGCTACGGAATGGAAAGATTTTGACCAGAAATATGCTTGGTTTGGCAAAGATGCTCGTAACGTGCGACTTGGGCTTGCTAGTGATGGATTTAACCCTTTTGGAAATATGAGCACGAGTTATAGCATGTGGCCGGTGATTGTGACGCCATATAACTTACCACCATGGAAATGCATGAAGGAGAATTTTTTGATGCTATCTTTGCTTATTCCTGGTAAGGAATCTCCCGGAAATAATATCGATGTATATTTAAGGCCATTAATTGATGAGTTAAAAGAGTTATGGGAGACCGGTGTGACAACATATGATGCATATAGCggtaagaattttcaattacatgctgcattattatggacaataaatgactttccagcatatggaatgttatctggatggagcacaaaaggaaaattggcatgtcctgtgtgtaataagtggacgtgttcgctaacattaaaaaatggaGTGAAGCAATGTTACATGGGTCATCGGAGATATTTACATGCCCAACATTCTTGGAGAAAAAGCAGAAAATTTGATGGCAAACCAGAGCACGGGTCAAAGCCTGAAGAGTTGTCAGGAGATGAAGTTCTAAGGCAATTAGATTTGCTTCCAAAAAGCCTTGTTTTTGGGAAGACACCTAACCAAAAAAAGCGTGCACGTGGTCCTGAAGAGCTCAATTGGACAAAGAGAAGTATATTCTTTGAATTGCCTTActggaaaacattaaaattacgtcataatttagatgtaatgcatattgagaagaatatatgtgaaaatatattgggtacgttgatgaatattgatggaaaatctaaggataacattaaggctcgaatggatttagaagcaatgggtataagaaaagagttacatttacagcaaaagggaaataaattttttatgccaCTTGCTTGTTATACATTACCGAAGCCTGAAAGGAGAAAGTTTTGCGAATGGTTGCAGTCAATCCGGTTGCCAGACGGATATGCTTCCAATCTTTCTCGATGTGTAAGTGTTCAGGACTGCAAAGTTATGGGGATGAAAAGCCATGATTATCATATATTCTTGCAACGGTTACTTCCAGCATCAATTTGTGGGTCTTTGCGTAGTGAGGTTTACACTGCATTATCAGAGTTGAGCTCCTTCTTTAAGGAGCTTTGTTCGAAGACTTTAAAAAGATCTACAGTTAAAAAGTTGCAGAGCGatatcattttgataatatgtaaacttgagatgatatatcctccatcttttttcgtggtaatgatgcatttggcaattcatctgccacgtgaagtagaattaggaggccctgttcactataggtggatgtactttattgagaggttagttgataaggaaattttatttttagttttcttgctgcagttttaactaatttttatatatctatatggtttattcacatttacaacaaatttgttgtgcaggttcttacgtactttgaaaaattatgtacGTAACTTAGCTCGACCGGAGGGTTCAATTGCTGAAGCGTATATCACTAAAgaatgtttgaacttttgttcaCTGTATTTTCATGGTGTTGAGACAATATATAATCGCGttgagagaaataattttcctgtgcaaataggagtggaaaatggattttccatattttcaaacaatgcAAGACCTTTAGGAGCTACAGAATATAAAACGTTATCCCattctgattttgaaaaattgcagtggtatgtgcttaacaattgtgaggatgttgatgaatatcttaagtaagttattttattttgaaaaaacaaagactTTATAGTTTCAAAATAgctttattttacactttttatctaattttataaacgttaagcaGGATTCACATTGAAGAATTACAAAAGGAAAGTGTTATAGATGTGCAAAAAGACACCAGGCAGGATTTGCCAGTTGGTTCAAGGAGTGTGTAAGTATGATGCTATAAAAgtactaaatatttaattatgcctctaatttcaccattaaacttatttttcaggTTGGACGCTTACGTGCTACTGGTTTGGTTGCAGCAACAGATCATATATATGCGTTGGGATTAGGTCCTGATATACGAATTGCTAGGTACAATGGGATAATTGTCAATGGAGTTAGGTTTCACACAGTTGAGCGTGATAATTTTCGTCGGACTCAAAATAATGGAGTTTCAGTAACGGGAGAGCATAAGTCGAAAGAAATCGAGTTTTATGGTGTGCTAACAGATATCATTGACCTCCAATATGTTAATGGGAATCATGTTTTCTTGTTTAAATGTGATTGGTGGGATGTTGgcgataaaaatggaattaaaacagatggcaacttagtttctgttaatgtgagccgtaaatggtatacaggtgattctttcgtgttgagttctcaagtacagcaggttttttatgtcagcgatatgaaaaatggaggtcattggaaaattgtgcaaaaatcatttcacaggaatatatttgatgtgccagaaaaggaaaaagtgtgcaatgaagattcaatattgAATGATGAGCCCTATCAGCAATACGAGGCAGATAATAGTCATGAAGTCGATCAAAATGGTGGTGAAAATTTGGAACTCTTGCATCCTATAGATGtattaccggatgaagttgatgTTGGTCAAATGTTTCAAGGTCAAAACTCAAACCCGATTTATTCTAGCGATGAGGAGGATGATACTACGATCAATTATGATGATGCCGACACTGATGTACTAGAAGACTCAAATGACAGTGACAATGAAGACGAAGACGATGATTAGTGACTGAAATTTACCGcttattgaactctttttggATTCTTGTAAGTATGAATTTTACTGAGAGATGCTTTTTTATATTGCCTTGAATGTAGATTGTAgaattttggtgttttatggCAGTAGTTATGCAGCCCAACATGAAATTTGTGGAAAACtggtgtaatatcccgtatttttccgtcatggtttcgttgtgtttccgacttagttttggattatTAAAGATGGACTGAGCAAATGTAAAACTTTAATTGGGGTTggatttgtatcttgtatgtgtcgcaagtgtcgtgtgagttttcgatggcgatttgatttgtatccggattataatcgatgttgtgttcgtATGCCTTCTGAATCTgtcatgttttgataaaacatccatatctctCAATTGCAcggttggatcgggctcattttcggatatgctgtgcacgacataaagttgaccgttggacaAAATTTGATGCGATTTGGAGAATCGATGGAGGGCCCGAACGTGCACTGTGCTGTTACGGGATTTCAGCTATTTAAATAGACCTCTTACAATTTTAAAACCCTATTTTGttcattcttttgttttctaaactaaaccctagccgtcttgcACTCTAGAATTTCATGTGGTATCGTCTTCATCATTCCTCCCATCCCTCCCAAATCCAGTAAGTTATTAATGTCAATTCTTCGTTATTCTTTCATTCGATATCGTTCCAACCGTTTCATAATTGTGTTCGTTATTATTTTAGAGTTATATTGAGATTGGTTACGTCTCAATCTCTAAACTCGTTGTCCTTGGAAATCCTAAAGCGTCGGAATTATACGGTACGTCGAACTCTCTTGTTTGTTCGTTATGTTGTGTTTTCATGTTGGCTGTTTCTTCCCGAGTGTTGCTACTGGCTTGGGTTCCTCATTTGATCCATTATTCTTGGTGATTTGGGTTTGTTTAGATTGTAAGTGTTGCGAGTCCTTCGTTATTGATCCGTTATTTCAATTCCGTATCTCTGAGATATTTGGTTCGGCCTCCATTTATGTGTTTTGgtttttattcttaattattGATATGTTATCTATAAATTGATTAGCCTTTGATTGTTACTGTGGTTGTCCAAATTGTTTGATAGAGGAATGATGGTTGGCGGGATTCATAATGTTGTTTTGTTTCTTGAATTGAAATTGATTAAAGATTGATTTATGCTTAATGGGTGTACTGTTAATGGCAGGAACAATTTGGTGTTATTTTGGTTTGTGTAAAAGTGATGGTTAAAGGACTAGAGTGGTCCTTAAGTTATCGTGTTAAAAACCAAGTGATTCCCTaagttaaattttagttaattattttaaatctattgttatttgatttggttttaattttcgGATTTAGTTTCGACTTATAATTTGGCATCTTGATGATatcattatttataattttaaattactttgtcaacattattttaaatctagaaATAATGATAaccttattataatttaaatgattttaatttaaaattattattataaatgggAATTgggtatttatatttaatttatcatttttgagatttttggTTTAGCGTGCCGATttggataaatttataatttagccatttaattatatattgaattaattaattggttgtaacttgggttacatgaagttaaagctatttggttccgttttaaatttaaatttattattttgccaAAGTGATTTCTATAATtgtaaactatggtttataattggatacgactatatttattttatcaaagttatttttggaaattataaaattctgaattatatttttgataaaatattttgagtggggttagacttgggtcacccgacaagtgaggttagtcttgtagttattggtaactcggctaacccactatttggaaattaattattatttaaagactattaaataatatttatgaaatagacttttaagcgagaactcaatagacttgtattaattgggcgtttctacctattgggtatttttgtgtcattctggattgttttattctgacgtgttatttgtgctagtcctatgtggtgtctagtactctctagagttagggtctgtttttaataattattttatattttctagacccgactactgttcgtgctcCAAAGGCGAACccggattagttgcttgccggttatcacgtggattagcaagtagtgagtttgtacttactatttaccgctttattaagtaaattgttattttaatattaaatatatatactgtacgtatatttcgaactgtttttatattatggcttctagttggaacatgctacctaatgggcatcattaggactgcgtgcgcaccggtaatgatctgggtaagttatttatggaaatatggtaactcggtgtgagcatagctctcgggaccaaatagagtaactcggtgtagcacagctctcgggactctggatatggtaaaagtgtggtcagtggtaactcggtgtagcttagctctcgggaccaggcctattggattatggttattatttagaattgtggattagggttccaactattattcgtaatatcgttattaaatgttttaaacggttttaaaggttttccacttaataaatgtagatagtggtataaactcatctcagtatatctgaccccgttgttttcccaattttccccagggttatgatttgagagagtctggtgatctccgcatttacttttcctcggagattccttttatttttaataaaactgtaaaactgttttattcttagaccgcagtagtaactagacgtctttattattattatatattttgtcggattggttcgactggttatattgctttggcatgttatatcatttacattgatttatgataaatctattttagactcgaaattggataagcatgttatattaactgttgaatattataactgctagttttaggctgaagtctcggttgccctcgagcattggttttctgcaggtttatatgtttatatgttaaatgaaaggctagctacgggtttcggtcttacattacccataccctagcgccggtcgcgattcatgaaaatgggtcgtgacaaacttggtatcagagctttggtttcaaaccaaggccatttgcatgctatgtgtttactctgttaagctatgttgtgtcttaggaactactgcggaaataggattcgtgtcttgtcttttaaaacgtcatcttttgttttcaaactttcagcctacatcctataggtgatgtctgtcagtctttaattatttggtgttgatgctataattgacaatttatttcacttgggtgttAATTGTTGTGTTATATCaagttgaggttatttcacttgggtgattaccaTTACttaatttctcgggaaatcttaggttggtaaatttttctaaaactcatacttgggtatgatgttgtttgataaaccttggcgtttatgcctgaaacgatttagaatatatggtatGGTTACAATTATTTTACGTGATGgttgaaattttggattaaactttaaaacgttttttTTGTGGTCACACATAGTTTTACCACATTTTGCTTTAAGGATTTTCattgacaaatttatttttattcgaCTTATGTTATGACACAGAATTAAAGAGAAGTTTGATActaattctttaaaagttttgatttttggtaaTGTTGCCAGTGAAAAGAATTTCTTGTATTTGAATTTTAGGGTTAACGAAATggctgtttgaaatcaaagatttcccATTTGAGTTTTGCATTACCATTTAGCGGTTGGTTTACGTTGGTGCTCCTAAAATTTTAAGggatgtaaattttattaaaatattttccggatttgcaaatattttgaatacgatttataaacgtttgttttgggttcgacttgggtcatccaaatttaggagttgagcttggtagttttaatgactctgctaactcgatgatttttatggtttgagatacttgggtatccgttttaaagaaattgataaataagaagagattttttttatacatagtGATTTAGTTTTAACTGTGGGGCTCAACTAAATTTTTGGAAATTTTCGTATTTGACTTcaaatttcaaaacgaattttgaagcgtactattaaaggatgatgtaattacatggtgattttgtaatgcgatttaa
This window of the Mercurialis annua linkage group LG5, ddMerAnnu1.2, whole genome shotgun sequence genome carries:
- the LOC130015459 gene encoding uncharacterized protein LOC130015459; amino-acid sequence: MGTPSDKSWMTSYRFSSCYIQGVKNFLNVAKDFTDSNGRVRCPCKNCINIYLKPLQEVKMDIYQYGISENYTNWVHHGETSQPRDSLDGSINSDNELEDSGNDVSEMLDDMCNATFMDTDM
- the LOC130015560 gene encoding uncharacterized protein LOC130015560; this encodes MRDLGLGYVTIDACVNDCVLFWKENENLDTCPTCNAPRWKLGFGKRKKVAQKILRHFPLVPRLQRLFMSKDIGENMRWHKEKCVDDDTIRHPADATEWKDFDQKYAWFGKDARNVRLGLASDGFNPFGNMSTSYSMWPVIVTPYNLPPWKCMKENFLMLSLLIPGKESPGNNIDVYLRPLIDELKELWETGVTTYDAYSGKNFQLHAALLWTINDFPAYGMLSGWSTKGKLACPVCNKWTCSLTLKNGVKQCYMGHRRYLHAQHSWRKSRKFDGKPEHGSKPEELSGDEVLRQLDLLPKSLVFGKTPNQKKRARGPEELNWTKRSIFFELPYWKTLKLRHNLDVMHIEKNICENILGTLMNIDGKSKDNIKARMDLEAMGIRKELHLQQKGNKFFMPLACYTLPKPERRKFCEWLQSIRLPDGYASNLSRCVSVQDCKVMGMKSHDYHIFLQRLLPASICGSLRSEVYTALSELSSFFKELCSKTLKRSTVKKLQSDIILIICKLEMIYPPSFFVVMMHLAIHLPREVELGGPVHYRWMYFIERFLRTLKNYVRNLARPEGSIAEAYITKECLNFCSLYFHGVETIYNRVERNNFPVQIGVENGFSIFSNNARPLGATEYKTLSHSDFEKLQWYVLNNCEDVDEYLKIHIEELQKESVIDVQKDTRQDLPVGSRSVLDAYVLLVWLQQQIIYMRWD